The sequence below is a genomic window from Acidimicrobiales bacterium.
CGCCAGGGCCACGGCCACGAAGGCCACCGCCAGACGTGAGGCCACCCCTCCCCGGGCGTAACGGCCCCGGCGCCCCAGATCAGCCATCCCGGGCCAGGCCGAGGCGGTAACCGCCGCCGAGGACCGTGGTGACGATCCGTGGGGAGCCGGGGTCGGCCTCGAGCTTGCGGCGCAGGTTCTTCACGTGGCTGTCGACGGTTCGCTCGTAGCCTTCGAACTCGTATCCCCGCACCCGGTTGATGAGCTCGTAGCGGGAGTACACCCGCCCGGGCACCCGGGCCAGGGCGGTGAGGATGCCCCACTCTGTGGGCGTCAGCTCCACCGGCCCGCCCCGCACGGTCACCTGGCGTCGCTCCTCGTCGATGACCAGCTCGCCCTGACCGAACGAGGCGGTGGCGTCCGGGACATCGGCGCTCCGGCCCCGGCGCAGGATGGCCTGCACCCGCAGGACGAGCTCCCGGGGGCTGAAGGGCTTCGTCACGTAGTCATCGGCGCCCAGCTCCAAGCCCCGGATCCGATCGGACTCCTCGGTCCTGGCGGTGAGGATGAGGATGGGCACGTCGGATACCGACCGCACCTCGCGGGCCACCTCCTCGCCCGCTACGTCGGGAAGCCCCAGGTCCAACACGACAAGATCGGGGGACGCCTCGTGGGCCCAGGTGATCGCCTCGGCCCCCGATCCGGTGGACAGCACCTCCATGCCCTCGCGCTCCAGGTAGGCGCGCAGCAGGTCGCGCAGCTTGGTCTCGTCCTCCACCACCATCACCGTGGCGGCCATGGTCCGTCCCCCTTCATCAACCGGCCGGCCCACGGCCGCCCGGTGGCGACCGAGTGTCTCACGACGCCAGCCGGGCGGCGGCGGCC
It includes:
- a CDS encoding response regulator transcription factor, with protein sequence MAATVMVVEDETKLRDLLRAYLEREGMEVLSTGSGAEAITWAHEASPDLVVLDLGLPDVAGEEVAREVRSVSDVPILILTARTEESDRIRGLELGADDYVTKPFSPRELVLRVQAILRRGRSADVPDATASFGQGELVIDEERRQVTVRGGPVELTPTEWGILTALARVPGRVYSRYELINRVRGYEFEGYERTVDSHVKNLRRKLEADPGSPRIVTTVLGGGYRLGLARDG